Proteins encoded in a region of the Photobacterium angustum genome:
- the lpoB gene encoding penicillin-binding protein activator LpoB, whose translation MKKSVLTLLAASSLLGGCAQTVDYVNSHLPETPSVNFGSNDLDNTASDLTTKMLSSPAVSSITAGGKHPIVIVDNIQNNASGHVDTKSLTNTIKSKISRSGKFNLVDKSRVDAVRKQMNFSENDRFVNQGTAIQFAKMTGAQYMLYGHVSNTSKSEDGKNVPFYKMTMRLMDTNSGSIEWADSGLAPKSESDSQGW comes from the coding sequence ATGAAAAAAAGCGTTCTTACATTATTAGCGGCATCTTCATTATTAGGTGGTTGTGCCCAAACTGTCGATTATGTGAATTCGCATTTACCTGAAACTCCATCGGTAAATTTTGGCTCTAATGATCTTGATAATACGGCATCGGACTTAACAACAAAGATGTTGTCATCACCGGCTGTCTCTTCAATTACAGCAGGCGGTAAGCATCCGATTGTGATTGTTGATAATATTCAAAACAATGCCAGTGGACATGTTGATACTAAGTCGCTTACTAACACGATTAAGTCTAAAATTTCACGTTCGGGTAAATTCAACTTAGTCGATAAGTCTCGCGTTGATGCAGTGCGTAAACAAATGAACTTTAGTGAAAATGATCGTTTTGTTAATCAAGGTACTGCGATTCAATTTGCTAAAATGACAGGTGCGCAATACATGCTGTATGGTCATGTAAGCAATACTAGCAAGTCTGAAGATGGTAAAAATGTACCTTTTTATAAAATGACCATGCGTTTGATGGATACAAACTCAGGTTCAATTGAGTGGGC
- a CDS encoding YcfL family protein has product MTLFLALILTGCSSEHAGISIENSNQNVVIGNAVLARSLVFKDAHITKVNGLMQASVEAINKVNTDLNLQYRFYWYDGQGLEISGSAAPWHSFALAGNGKVILQGVADKAEATQYRIYVRRAVY; this is encoded by the coding sequence ATGACATTATTTTTAGCATTAATTCTCACAGGGTGTAGCAGTGAACATGCTGGTATTAGTATCGAAAACAGTAATCAAAATGTCGTTATTGGTAACGCTGTTCTAGCACGTAGCTTAGTTTTTAAAGACGCCCATATAACGAAAGTTAATGGTTTAATGCAGGCTTCTGTAGAGGCAATAAATAAAGTTAACACAGATCTGAACTTGCAATACCGTTTTTATTGGTATGATGGCCAAGGTTTAGAGATCAGTGGTAGTGCTGCACCATGGCATTCCTTTGCTTTGGCTGGCAACGGTAAAGTAATATTACAAGGTGTTGCTGATAAAGCTGAAGCTACCCAATATCGTATTTACGTTCGTCGAGCAGTATACTGA
- the hinT gene encoding purine nucleoside phosphoramidase: MAEETIFSKIIRKEIPTDILYQDDLVTAFRDINPRAPSHILIIPNKLIPTVNDVEADDELMMGRMFTVARKLAEKEGVAEDGYRLIVNCNPYGGQEVYHIHMHLLGGRPLGPMLVG; encoded by the coding sequence ATGGCGGAAGAAACTATCTTCAGTAAAATTATTCGTAAAGAAATTCCAACTGATATTTTGTATCAAGATGACTTAGTCACGGCATTTCGTGATATCAATCCTCGTGCGCCAAGCCATATCCTAATTATTCCAAATAAATTGATCCCAACAGTCAATGATGTGGAAGCCGATGATGAGTTGATGATGGGGCGTATGTTTACCGTTGCTCGTAAATTAGCAGAAAAGGAAGGCGTGGCAGAAGATGGCTACCGTTTGATCGTTAATTGTAACCCTTATGGTGGTCAAGAAGTTTACCATATCCACATGCACCTATTAGGTGGACGTCCTTTAGGACCAATGCTAGTTGGCTAG
- a CDS encoding methyl-accepting chemotaxis protein, giving the protein MKKSSQTSVIRRMYSGFVVMVALFVLTIVLMLDGTNRIHNQLTTVTTDALPLVSISNKVSVKLLAADKTFKDFLTSQDLAAMKTYEADFRNATRDFASARKELVDIAESNPELTSYIKALTELEQRYFSEAQTAMGNYRAQMLAGDERQQSARRFQRLQAELSIGMKEYINEQDNMAVKMMAKNFFVKLKETETITSDALATDDISKIKAAMKANKRSVNHLANAFRSLTTLLSGLKETFGKSVTQYTLDIGKKGGVLDQHYEYIEAKTRLYDNIATLTKEVNQALSILEQFNQQATNQMDQAIATADNTYNQGVTKAVGIAIVVILLAISIGWYLARSVRRPLVSMLKTLESLTDGDMTQRTESSQFIEFNKLSHHINTLAGNLQQILSQLSKASEDLTQVAAENQSTTAQAKQRLNEQREQTVSVATAMTEMEHSVTDVSQSAQNTMERVHEVERASATGREVMSKNINIAHQLSTRLDDSVTAVADLQQMSSNIGSILDVIRNIADQTNLLALNAAIEAARAGDQGRGFAVVADEVRVLAKRTTDSTSEIEAMIQNLQGSSGQAMEMMQSCVTEMDNSINQASDANSAMEEIQAIIIEISQMSSQIAQSAEEQRTTTADIARSLEDISHIADTNYNAMEEMAEASTMLDSLATEQNKLVHKFKL; this is encoded by the coding sequence ATGAAGAAATCTAGCCAAACTTCGGTCATACGTCGCATGTACTCAGGTTTTGTGGTTATGGTTGCATTGTTTGTTTTAACCATCGTGCTAATGCTTGATGGAACAAACCGTATCCATAACCAGTTAACAACAGTGACAACAGACGCACTTCCTTTAGTCTCTATATCAAATAAAGTCAGTGTTAAACTTCTTGCCGCAGACAAAACTTTTAAAGACTTTTTAACCAGTCAAGATCTAGCCGCAATGAAAACCTATGAGGCCGACTTTCGTAATGCAACAAGAGACTTCGCTTCTGCACGTAAAGAGCTTGTAGACATTGCTGAAAGTAATCCTGAATTAACATCTTACATTAAAGCGCTAACCGAATTAGAACAACGTTACTTTAGCGAAGCTCAAACCGCGATGGGTAACTATCGCGCACAAATGTTAGCCGGTGATGAGCGCCAACAATCAGCACGACGCTTCCAGCGTTTGCAAGCTGAGCTTAGCATTGGTATGAAAGAATACATTAATGAGCAAGATAATATGGCTGTTAAAATGATGGCTAAAAATTTCTTTGTGAAGTTAAAAGAAACAGAAACCATTACTTCTGACGCCCTTGCTACTGACGATATCAGTAAGATTAAAGCAGCAATGAAGGCGAATAAACGCAGTGTAAACCATCTTGCCAACGCATTTCGTAGCTTAACAACCCTACTTTCAGGCTTAAAAGAAACATTCGGTAAATCTGTTACTCAATACACGTTAGATATCGGTAAAAAAGGCGGCGTGCTTGATCAACACTATGAATATATTGAAGCGAAAACGCGCCTTTACGACAACATTGCCACGCTAACTAAAGAAGTTAACCAAGCGCTATCAATCCTTGAGCAATTTAATCAGCAAGCGACCAATCAAATGGATCAAGCGATTGCAACAGCTGATAACACTTACAATCAAGGCGTCACCAAAGCTGTGGGTATTGCGATTGTGGTTATTTTATTAGCCATTTCTATCGGTTGGTATTTAGCGCGAAGTGTACGCCGTCCACTTGTATCTATGCTTAAAACGCTTGAATCATTAACTGATGGTGATATGACACAGCGTACAGAAAGCAGTCAATTCATTGAGTTTAATAAATTAAGTCATCACATCAATACGTTAGCTGGTAACCTTCAACAAATTTTAAGTCAATTAAGCAAAGCATCTGAAGATCTCACTCAAGTTGCAGCAGAAAACCAAAGTACAACAGCACAGGCAAAACAGCGACTCAATGAACAACGAGAGCAAACCGTTTCTGTAGCAACAGCAATGACAGAAATGGAACACTCAGTTACTGACGTATCGCAAAGTGCGCAGAACACAATGGAACGTGTTCATGAGGTAGAACGTGCATCAGCAACAGGTCGTGAAGTGATGAGTAAAAACATCAATATTGCGCATCAGCTTTCAACTCGCTTAGATGACTCTGTAACTGCCGTTGCTGATCTTCAACAAATGAGCAGTAATATTGGCTCTATTTTGGATGTTATTCGTAATATTGCCGACCAAACTAACCTACTTGCACTCAATGCTGCCATTGAAGCGGCTCGTGCTGGCGATCAAGGACGAGGCTTTGCCGTTGTTGCAGATGAAGTACGTGTTCTCGCTAAACGTACCACCGACTCTACCTCTGAGATTGAAGCGATGATCCAAAACCTTCAAGGTAGCTCAGGTCAAGCGATGGAAATGATGCAAAGCTGTGTAACAGAAATGGATAACAGTATTAATCAAGCATCAGATGCCAATAGTGCAATGGAAGAGATCCAAGCGATTATCATTGAAATTAGTCAAATGAGTAGTCAAATTGCACAATCAGCGGAAGAGCAACGTACGACGACTGCCGACATTGCCCGTAGTTTAGAGGATATTAGTCATATTGCTGATACTAACTACAATGCAATGGAAGAAATGGCAGAAGCCAGTACAATGTTAGATAGCTTAGCCACTGAACAAAATAAACTGGTTCATAAATTTAAACTGTAA
- a CDS encoding DMT family transporter: MEQVEQNKSVFLNTSLIATIGVLAAAVFWGTSFGVAKESMLYTGVLMFLVIRFCCTLLVIFPLVSKKLNKQVWLQLAPTGGILSIIYLAETYGLKHTTASNAAFLISLFIIFTPAVDALFNRHKLAVTDLFAGCIAIAGVWLLVGDSLNTVTFNIGNILILIAALGRAAFVVTTKKKMNQQHCDPMVATFIQLSVVTVVCISLLVFTVPVEQFIIPSAPEFWLYIGYLVIFCTLFAFYFQNYGVKHTSPTQVSFLLGLEPVFGGLFAHWWLGERFEQLQWVGAGLIVLAAMFISVKPKFFARTKKPI, encoded by the coding sequence ATGGAACAGGTCGAGCAGAATAAAAGTGTATTTTTGAATACATCGTTAATAGCAACAATAGGTGTGCTAGCTGCCGCTGTATTTTGGGGTACCAGTTTTGGTGTGGCAAAAGAATCCATGCTTTATACTGGTGTGTTGATGTTTTTGGTAATTCGTTTTTGTTGCACACTTTTAGTGATATTCCCCTTAGTCAGCAAGAAACTAAATAAACAGGTTTGGCTGCAATTAGCACCAACGGGAGGAATATTAAGTATTATTTATTTGGCCGAAACTTATGGTCTTAAACACACAACAGCTTCAAATGCTGCTTTTCTTATTAGCCTTTTTATTATCTTTACTCCTGCTGTTGATGCATTGTTTAATCGTCATAAACTTGCGGTTACAGATTTATTTGCCGGATGCATTGCGATTGCCGGTGTGTGGTTATTAGTAGGAGATAGCCTGAATACGGTAACGTTCAATATCGGTAATATTCTCATTTTGATCGCAGCACTGGGGCGTGCAGCTTTTGTGGTGACAACTAAAAAGAAAATGAATCAACAACATTGCGATCCTATGGTGGCAACATTTATCCAATTATCAGTGGTAACCGTTGTTTGTATTAGCCTATTGGTTTTCACTGTCCCTGTAGAACAATTCATCATCCCTAGCGCGCCAGAGTTTTGGTTGTATATTGGTTACCTAGTGATTTTTTGTACCTTGTTTGCTTTTTACTTTCAAAACTATGGGGTGAAGCATACAAGTCCAACCCAAGTTTCTTTTTTATTAGGATTAGAGCCTGTATTTGGTGGTTTGTTTGCACATTGGTGGTTAGGAGAACGATTTGAACAGCTTCAATGGGTGGGGGCGGGACTGATTGTACTGGCCGCCATGTTCATCTCAGTGAAACCTAAATTTTTCGCTAGAACAAAAAAGCCGATCTGA
- a CDS encoding LysR family transcriptional regulator produces MDKNKIIQLLPDIAAFVTVVESESFSHAAKKLGMTPSGVSRQISRLEKELQVQLIKRSTRSQSLTIAGQEAYQYGKNILQQAQDVVNIASKQKQDIEGVLTIASPKAFCRQVLQPLLLEFVDTYPKLQLKIQVTDKPIDPLYHDVDVVFRLTNEPQNNLVAKQLATNDLVLCASPYYLEKKGTPTHPKQLAQHDCIYLGETNTDNQWRFKSEDEELKVTVNGRYIVNHTEMRLDAALNHFGIAVLPAFVAQKALQSKALTAVLNDWTLLDNYQGTVFMQYLPNINMPYRQRVFIDFITERFSSDLRKKLSNCN; encoded by the coding sequence ATGGACAAAAATAAAATTATTCAACTTCTTCCTGATATTGCAGCCTTTGTCACTGTTGTAGAGTCAGAAAGCTTCAGTCATGCAGCTAAAAAATTGGGAATGACACCATCAGGTGTTAGTCGGCAAATCAGCCGCCTAGAAAAAGAGCTTCAAGTACAACTAATAAAACGCAGTACTCGAAGCCAATCACTCACCATTGCAGGGCAAGAAGCTTACCAATATGGTAAAAATATCCTTCAGCAAGCCCAAGACGTAGTAAATATAGCCAGTAAACAAAAGCAAGATATTGAAGGGGTACTCACCATTGCTTCACCGAAAGCGTTTTGTCGTCAGGTACTTCAACCTCTATTACTAGAATTTGTTGACACTTATCCAAAGCTACAACTAAAAATCCAAGTTACAGACAAACCGATAGACCCGCTCTATCACGACGTAGATGTCGTTTTTAGGTTAACCAACGAGCCTCAAAATAACCTAGTGGCCAAACAGTTAGCCACTAACGATCTGGTATTATGTGCAAGCCCCTATTACCTCGAAAAGAAAGGTACACCAACGCATCCTAAGCAATTAGCCCAGCATGATTGTATCTATCTAGGTGAAACAAATACTGACAATCAATGGCGATTTAAATCTGAAGATGAAGAGCTGAAAGTAACGGTGAATGGTCGCTATATTGTTAATCATACAGAGATGCGTTTAGATGCCGCACTAAATCACTTTGGTATTGCAGTATTGCCTGCATTCGTCGCTCAAAAAGCTTTGCAATCAAAAGCCCTTACTGCAGTCCTTAACGATTGGACACTTCTTGATAATTACCAAGGTACTGTGTTCATGCAATACCTGCCTAATATCAATATGCCTTATCGCCAACGCGTGTTTATCGATTTTATTACCGAAAGATTTTCGTCTGATTTAAGAAAAAAGCTTAGCAACTGCAATTAA
- a CDS encoding DMT family transporter, with amino-acid sequence MTSSNSSNNPINENVSSPHAELNKGIVYALIGTALFSIKPVFIKLAYQYGGDAVSIMSLRAISSVPIYIIMMLWLLRKTEHRDNLKQYGLAASAIGVLGYYVASYLDIAAMAHISAQLERLLIFLFPSFVVLISWTVLKQKPAQGTFKAIALGYIGVAFIVFHDLGSMGNNVLIGSGLAIASAFVFACYLIMSKKLITKMGSQLFTCIGMGSAGIIILIQSQWQGVNVIVLDPMLILLGIALGIFCTVLPSFFVAAAMQKLNPSQLSLTSNVGPAITAVFAITLLNEPFTFYHAIGMLFVVYSVISMKRRGQ; translated from the coding sequence ATGACATCATCAAATTCAAGCAACAACCCAATTAACGAAAACGTCAGCTCCCCTCATGCTGAACTCAATAAAGGCATTGTTTATGCTCTTATCGGTACTGCTTTATTTTCTATCAAGCCCGTTTTTATCAAACTTGCTTATCAATATGGTGGAGATGCGGTGTCGATTATGTCGTTACGAGCGATAAGTTCTGTGCCGATTTATATCATTATGATGCTATGGCTATTACGAAAAACAGAGCATAGAGATAATCTGAAACAATATGGTTTAGCGGCAAGCGCTATTGGCGTCTTAGGCTACTATGTTGCGTCATACCTTGATATTGCAGCCATGGCGCATATCAGTGCGCAGCTAGAACGACTACTAATTTTTCTATTTCCAAGCTTCGTCGTTTTAATTAGTTGGACTGTCCTAAAACAAAAGCCAGCACAAGGTACATTTAAAGCTATTGCACTTGGCTATATTGGTGTCGCTTTTATTGTTTTTCATGATCTAGGAAGTATGGGGAATAATGTCTTGATAGGAAGTGGATTGGCCATTGCATCCGCATTCGTTTTCGCTTGTTACTTAATCATGAGCAAAAAGTTAATTACCAAAATGGGCAGCCAATTATTTACCTGCATCGGAATGGGATCCGCAGGGATCATTATTTTGATTCAAAGTCAGTGGCAAGGCGTCAATGTGATCGTTCTGGATCCAATGCTTATCCTGCTTGGGATCGCGCTAGGTATCTTTTGTACTGTGTTGCCATCGTTTTTTGTTGCTGCCGCTATGCAAAAATTAAATCCATCACAGCTAAGTTTAACCAGCAACGTTGGCCCTGCTATTACCGCAGTTTTTGCTATCACATTACTTAATGAACCTTTTACTTTTTATCATGCTATAGGCATGCTCTTTGTGGTTTATTCAGTAATAAGCATGAAGAGAAGAGGACAATGA
- the pyrC gene encoding dihydroorotase, with product MTTLTITRPDDWHTHLRDGDVLKDTVRDISRYMGRAIIMPNLIPPVTDTESALAYRDRILDAQPSPTFSPLMVIYLTDNTSPEEIKKAKASGHVYAAKLYPAGATTNSDSGVTSIDKIRPALEAMQEVGMPLLIHGEVTHNHVDIFDREKAFLDTVLGPIVEEFSSLKIVLEHITTADAVKFVQNAGDNVAATITAHHLMFNRNHMLAGGIRPHFYCLPILKRNTHQQALVDAATSGSKKFFLGTDTAPHAKGMKEAACGCAGSYTAHAAIELYAEVFEQAGALDKLEGFASFNGPDFYGLPRNTDTITLVKESWTVAEEMQFGSNTVVPIKAGETISWKVNA from the coding sequence ATGACAACATTAACGATTACTCGTCCTGATGATTGGCACACACATTTACGTGATGGCGATGTATTAAAAGATACAGTAAGGGATATTAGCCGTTACATGGGGCGCGCGATCATCATGCCTAATTTAATCCCTCCTGTTACTGATACAGAATCTGCTTTAGCTTACCGTGACCGCATTCTTGACGCTCAACCAAGCCCAACTTTTTCACCACTTATGGTTATCTACCTAACAGATAACACATCACCAGAAGAAATTAAGAAAGCCAAAGCATCGGGTCATGTATATGCCGCTAAACTCTATCCTGCTGGCGCAACGACTAACTCAGACTCTGGCGTCACTTCAATTGATAAAATTCGCCCTGCATTAGAAGCGATGCAAGAAGTCGGTATGCCGCTTCTTATTCATGGTGAAGTAACACATAATCATGTTGATATTTTCGACCGTGAAAAAGCATTCCTTGATACTGTACTTGGTCCTATTGTTGAAGAATTTTCATCACTCAAAATTGTACTTGAACACATTACGACAGCAGATGCTGTAAAGTTTGTTCAAAATGCAGGTGACAATGTCGCTGCAACCATTACAGCTCACCACTTAATGTTTAACCGTAACCATATGCTAGCAGGTGGTATTCGCCCACACTTCTACTGCTTGCCTATCTTAAAACGTAACACTCACCAGCAAGCATTAGTGGATGCAGCAACCAGTGGTAGCAAGAAGTTTTTCTTAGGTACCGATACCGCACCGCATGCAAAAGGCATGAAAGAAGCAGCATGTGGTTGTGCTGGCTCTTACACTGCTCACGCAGCTATCGAGCTATATGCCGAAGTCTTTGAACAAGCTGGCGCACTAGATAAGTTAGAAGGTTTTGCTAGCTTCAATGGCCCTGATTTTTACGGCCTACCACGTAATACAGATACGATTACGCTTGTAAAAGAGTCGTGGACAGTAGCAGAAGAAATGCAATTTGGTAGCAACACGGTAGTACCGATTAAAGCGGGTGAGACCATTAGCTGGAAAGTGAACGCTTAA
- a CDS encoding efflux RND transporter permease subunit, with product MKQDIATYFIKNKVISWMLTLIFLVGGTFSFFGLGQLEDPAFTIKDAMVVTSYPGATPQQVEEEVTYPIEKAIQQLTYVDEVNSISSRGLSQITVTMKNNYGPDDLPQIWDELRRKVNDISSNLPPGVAKPKVIDDFGDVYGILLAITGEGYSYKELSDYVDYLRREIELVDGVGKVGVTGNQQEQVFIEISMQRLSSLGISLDTIYNILATQNLVTSAGAVRIGDEYVRVHPTGEFKNVDELGDLIITDKGANGLIYLRDVAEIKKGFKEIPDNLVSFNGKEALNVGISFVAGVNVVEVGQRVMQRLAELKEQQPVGIDIDAVYSQPIEVDKSVSGFVVSLGQAVAIVIVVLLFFMGLRSGLLIGLILLLTVLGTFVFMKWLAIDLQRISLGALVIALGMLVDNAIVVVEGILIGMQKGRTRMQAASDIVTQTKWPLLGATVIAVMAFAPIGLSQDSTGEYCRTLFTVLLISLMLSWFTAISLTPFFADLFFKNVKVDQDSDQKDPYGGIFFTVYRKSLEFCMRRAWLTVITLILMLGGSLYGFTLLKQSFFPASTTPMFMVDVWLPEGTDIRATNNTLKQLEKVVAAEKGVEYVSSSAGKGSQRFMLTYAPEKSYAAYGELIVRVDSFDSVVPVMKNFREQLDKQFPEIEYKAKLVMLGPSSGAKIEARIVGSDPTILRGIASQVVDVMNADPGAFNIRHDWRERTKVIEPIFNESQARRYGITKKDVDELLQMAFSGINIGLYREGTNLMPIVARLPEDERVDISTIEGMKIWSPAIQGYIPLQQVVLGVNVRWEDPLVVRKNRKRVLTVMADPDPIGEETAATVQKRIMPAIADIELPEGYTLEWGGEYESSADAQASLFQTMPMGYLAMFLITVLLFNKVKEALIVWATVPLAIIGVTLGLLLLNTPFGFMALLGFLSLSGMLVKNGIVLLDQIEIEIASGKDKYLAVLDAAVSRVRPVCMAAITTVLGMLPLLPDVFFKPMAVTIMFGLSFATVLTLIVVPVLYRLFHKLKIPTKETA from the coding sequence ATGAAGCAAGATATCGCGACTTATTTCATTAAGAATAAAGTGATCAGCTGGATGCTGACGCTAATATTTCTTGTCGGTGGCACCTTTTCTTTCTTTGGTTTAGGCCAATTAGAAGATCCGGCATTTACTATTAAAGACGCTATGGTTGTTACCTCTTATCCAGGGGCGACACCACAGCAAGTTGAAGAAGAAGTGACCTATCCTATAGAAAAAGCGATTCAGCAGTTAACTTATGTTGATGAAGTGAATTCTATTTCGAGTCGAGGATTGTCACAAATCACAGTGACCATGAAAAACAATTATGGCCCTGACGATTTACCACAAATTTGGGATGAATTACGCCGTAAGGTTAATGATATATCCTCTAACTTACCTCCAGGAGTCGCAAAGCCTAAAGTCATTGATGATTTCGGTGATGTTTACGGCATTTTGTTAGCAATAACGGGTGAAGGTTATAGCTATAAAGAACTCAGTGATTATGTTGATTACTTACGCCGAGAAATTGAACTTGTTGATGGCGTGGGAAAAGTGGGTGTTACTGGCAATCAGCAAGAGCAAGTATTCATTGAAATCTCAATGCAGCGACTCAGTAGCCTCGGCATTTCTTTAGATACAATTTACAACATTTTAGCGACACAAAATTTAGTTACGAGTGCGGGCGCAGTTCGTATTGGCGATGAATATGTTCGCGTTCATCCTACTGGTGAATTCAAAAATGTTGATGAACTGGGCGATTTAATCATTACCGATAAAGGCGCTAATGGGCTGATTTACCTTCGAGATGTCGCAGAGATCAAAAAAGGTTTTAAGGAGATTCCAGATAACTTAGTTAGCTTTAACGGCAAAGAAGCGCTGAACGTTGGTATTTCTTTTGTCGCTGGCGTTAATGTTGTTGAAGTAGGCCAACGGGTTATGCAAAGGCTGGCTGAACTGAAAGAACAACAACCAGTGGGTATTGATATTGATGCAGTATATAGCCAGCCGATTGAAGTAGATAAGTCAGTAAGTGGTTTTGTTGTTAGCTTAGGTCAGGCAGTAGCTATTGTTATTGTGGTGCTGCTGTTCTTTATGGGGCTTCGTTCAGGCTTACTGATTGGTTTAATCTTGCTCCTGACTGTTTTAGGCACCTTTGTGTTTATGAAGTGGTTAGCGATCGATTTACAGCGTATCTCTTTAGGCGCCTTAGTTATTGCACTGGGTATGCTGGTGGATAATGCCATAGTCGTGGTCGAAGGAATATTGATAGGCATGCAGAAGGGGCGAACGCGAATGCAAGCGGCTTCTGACATTGTGACTCAAACCAAGTGGCCACTGCTAGGGGCAACAGTCATTGCAGTAATGGCATTTGCGCCAATTGGTTTATCGCAAGATTCAACGGGTGAATATTGTCGAACACTATTTACGGTGCTTCTGATCTCACTGATGTTGAGTTGGTTTACAGCGATATCGTTAACGCCATTCTTTGCGGATCTGTTCTTTAAAAACGTCAAGGTGGATCAAGATAGCGATCAAAAAGATCCGTATGGAGGTATTTTCTTCACCGTATACCGTAAGTCATTAGAGTTTTGCATGCGTCGTGCATGGCTAACAGTGATCACCTTGATCCTGATGCTAGGTGGGAGTTTGTATGGCTTTACATTATTGAAACAATCGTTCTTTCCTGCATCAACAACGCCAATGTTTATGGTGGATGTATGGCTTCCTGAAGGGACCGATATCCGTGCTACCAATAATACGCTAAAACAGCTTGAGAAAGTGGTCGCAGCGGAAAAGGGCGTAGAATATGTCAGTTCAAGTGCGGGTAAAGGTTCGCAACGTTTCATGTTGACGTATGCACCAGAGAAAAGCTATGCCGCTTATGGTGAGTTAATTGTGCGTGTTGACTCATTTGATAGTGTTGTTCCTGTGATGAAAAATTTCCGAGAACAATTAGATAAACAATTTCCCGAAATTGAATACAAAGCCAAACTAGTCATGTTAGGGCCTTCATCCGGCGCTAAAATTGAAGCGAGAATTGTTGGATCAGATCCAACCATACTACGTGGAATTGCGTCGCAAGTGGTGGATGTGATGAATGCAGATCCTGGCGCATTCAATATTCGTCATGACTGGCGAGAGCGCACCAAAGTAATTGAGCCGATATTTAATGAAAGCCAAGCAAGACGCTATGGCATTACTAAAAAAGATGTTGATGAGTTACTGCAAATGGCATTTTCAGGGATCAACATTGGTCTCTATCGTGAGGGCACAAACTTAATGCCAATCGTGGCACGTTTGCCTGAAGATGAGCGAGTCGACATTAGCACCATAGAAGGCATGAAGATCTGGAGCCCTGCCATTCAAGGTTATATTCCACTTCAACAAGTGGTGCTAGGTGTCAATGTACGTTGGGAAGATCCATTAGTGGTGCGTAAAAATCGTAAACGTGTGTTAACGGTAATGGCTGATCCAGATCCTATTGGTGAAGAAACGGCAGCGACAGTACAAAAACGTATTATGCCAGCAATCGCAGATATTGAACTGCCAGAGGGGTACACCTTGGAATGGGGGGGCGAGTATGAATCATCAGCAGACGCGCAAGCCTCGTTATTCCAAACGATGCCGATGGGTTATTTGGCGATGTTCTTAATTACTGTATTGCTTTTCAATAAGGTAAAAGAAGCATTGATCGTTTGGGCAACCGTGCCATTGGCAATTATTGGTGTGACATTAGGTTTGTTGTTACTTAATACGCCATTTGGTTTCATGGCACTGCTTGGTTTCTTAAGTCTATCCGGTATGTTGGTGAAAAACGGTATCGTATTGTTAGACCAAATTGAGATTGAGATAGCCAGTGGTAAAGATAAATATTTAGCTGTGTTAGATGCGGCTGTCAGTCGTGTACGTCCTGTGTGTATGGCTGCTATCACCACTGTTTTAGGTATGTTACCGCTATTACCAGATGTGTTCTTTAAGCCAATGGCAGTGACCATTATGTTTGGTTTAAGTTTCGCTACCGTATTAACGTTAATCGTTGTTCCGGTGCTATATCGTTTATTCCATAAGCTAAAAATACCGACAAAAGAAACTGCTTAA